The window gggtcagaagtaattttacctctaacgtctaaaatggtagaattttatccctaacattgataaattggatagatttgagaaataattcataatatgaatgcaattcctaatttttaaatatggatgcatactttagttttattttttttttattaaaccatgtatactttaataaactatcatttcttgacttttatctaatttatcgataatgataaactataaataataataataataataaataatgataaattatagataaataataattattattataataaattatatataaataatgataatataataaataatgataaattactgaatactgaaactgaatgctgaaactggatgctgaaactgaatgctgaactgaactgaattgaactgattgttactgaaattaagtgataaagaacagggccttagtGTAGTTTACATGGTGAATTGGACTGTATAGGATAAAAAGAACTGTGGGGGTGTCCCATAATAAAATCCTCAGATAGATCAATATGTAGGATGATCCTGCCACTATGAATCAACAGAAATCATGTTCATAAAAAAAGAACATGGGGTAAGATACAAAGTTTTCCAAAAAGAGGATAAGTGCACATAAGTCAAAGATTTACTACAAAGGTACTTGAAGTCAATATATACCCGAAGTAGAATGGGCGAGGAGGGACAAGTTTGAACATTTGAATATAGGTTGATGGAATTGGACTAGCTCCATATGCGTCGTCAACAACGGCTAGCAGATGTCTACAATCAGAAGGTTCGACTCACGGAAGGCCATTGAAAGTAGGGGATGTGCTCGTAAAATATTTGCGCCATAGTAGCGCCTGCCAAGTAAGCTCATCACAGATCTCGAGAGTCCGCATCACACGGTCATGATATGAATCGGTAGTCTGAAACATGATAAGTCATCCTTGTTATGCATCAGAAATAGACTGAGGGGACAACCAATGAACGTGATGGTGAGGCCACAGGGCAGTAATATGGTCAACCAGCCGAGAATCGAATAAAGCACAATGGAAAGTAGGGTAGCTATTGTGGGGCAAATCTTGTTTACTGATTCCTCAACATGTAAAAGGAACTCTCCTACAGCGCACAGACGGGTACGCAGCCAGGCATGAGCGAGCATATCAGTGTATGAATATGAAGTAATATGCCACCAAGGGAATGTCCACCAGCAGTGAGACGGTGGAAGCATCAGTCAAAGATCCAACCGTAGAAGATGTCCGAGAAGCCAATCGCGTTGGCACTCCAATTCTTAGGATCATAAGGCATGTCACCCTTAGGACGAGCCACAATCCATAACTTCTGGATTAGCCAAATCTGCAAAATTGGTAGGTTGATAGTCAGAATTTGACAGAAGAAAAAGAATAGGCACAAGATTCTTCAGTTTTCTTGATTGTTGATATCAAGCCTCAAAACCCCGTTATCTTCCCTCACATGAAACTCCTTCCGCTTTCCCCATAATGAACTTTCTACCTCCTATTTATAGTCCAAACTCAAATCATCAATTTAAGAAGAAACCATGTTTCTATCGAAATCTTCCGATCCATTTTCTTAACTTTATATGATACAATTGATTAGTGATAAGTTTCTCAATTGTTGATATCCATTTTCGGATTTGATGTAGAAATAGATTTGCTGAAGTAAAATTAGGAAGATGGAGTGGCATATTCAGAACATAGAAGCAACGAGGAAAATGGAAATGCATCTCAGGAGATGAGACGAACAACAAAATTCAATCGAATCCACCCATTGCTGGTTTAAAAGAGGAAGCTGATCATGCTGCATCTACCTCGGAAACTCTTCTTCAGTTGAGTTTCGTGTCTGTTTCCTGAGATTGATGAAATCAGCCAGTTAACTGATTGTGTAAACTGTGAAGAATATCATATACTTGCAGAGGAACAAACTGAATTTTTACAGGCTTAAGATTTTTGTATTCTTTTTAAAAGTAACAGTGGTGCCTTTTCGAGCATTTCTCAGTTACGTGTGCATCTAGGGGTGGCAATTTCTAACACAAAAACAAGATTTACAGAGATAATTCGATtgacacgaaaatcatttttctagcatttatatcatatataaccaTATGGAACATATATACGACATATAGGAAACATTAAACTCGTAATCTTGTGCtataaaacagaaaactatGCATACCTGGTTCGATCTCCAAAGGCAAATGAGCTGCATATTGTCACTTGTGCAGATATTTCTGAGATATATATAGCCTTCTTCTGCCAAAATTCAGAACAATGCTTTTTAAGCCAAATCTGACATTCACTTTCTCTTACTTTTCAATTTACCAATAGTCATTGCAAGAGCATAATCCATTTTTAAATTGGTGGAAGCGGTTTGAATCTCTCACAACTATCTCTTTGTGGAGAAGATGTGATGCTAATTTCATGAAGTTGTGACAATCCACacatattcttatattcttCATGATTTTTATGACACTTGTTCCGCTATTCGGGCTAGTTTCATTCATAATAGCGAAAGCCAGAGCTAGCTTCTCACTGTGATGGTACAACTGCTCCTCTTTATGCTCCTCTTCTATGTCATGCAAAGCCAAGCTTGTCTCTGGAACatagcctatttcctttaattGTCGAACCAGTGCATCAAGCCTCGTGCATATGTCCTTTCTTTGAGGATGGCGCTTACCTCCAGAGGCAAACTCATGCACCGTATTCCCAATCTCAATCCAGCTCAAACCAGGTTCTTTTCTTACTTTAGAGCCTGtcatttctttcctaattgTGCCTGCTTCGTTGTAACTACCTCCCGAACAATAAATGTTTGACATTTGTACATAGCCCAAGGAATTTCCGGGCTCCAACTCCTTCAGCTTATCTGCTGCGAACTTTGCTAAGTGTATAACCCCATGCTTCCTACATGAGCTAAGAAGTGCACTCCATATCACAGAATCAGGCTCCATTGGCATTCTGCTTATAAGCTGCTTTGCTTCAACAACACGCCCAGCTCGACCAAGCATATCAACCATGCAAGCATAGTGATCCAGTTTCGGAGAAATACAGTAACTATCAAGCATCGAGTCAAAGATTTTGATCCCTTCTTCCACCATTCCAGCATGGCTGCAAGCCGAAAGAAGAGCAACCATAGTAGCGGAATCAGGATCGACATTCATTTGAGAGAAGAGATGCAATGCCTCCTTAGCTTGGCCATGAACAGCATAAGCCTTAAGCATGGAGTTCCAAGAAACTAAATCAGTGAAGCTCATTTCATCAAAAACTTGCTTGGGCAAGGAAACGGAGCCACACCTTGCATAGGCATGGATCAAGGCGTTCGCCAGAACTACATCATTATCAAACCCAGATTTAATTGCTTGTGAATGAACAGCCAAGGCATGTCTCTCAGTCCCAATACCTGCACAAGCTTTGAAGACAATCGAAAATGTATACAAATCCGGAGCCAAGTCTTCCCTATTCAACAGACGGAAAAG of the Euphorbia lathyris chromosome 7, ddEupLath1.1, whole genome shotgun sequence genome contains:
- the LOC136235954 gene encoding pentatricopeptide repeat-containing protein At1g71420, whose product is MRVCHFFLRTFGSSNAIRSPISAPTANQILNDVRVLAKRGRINEALSLFYNLSPPPPLPYSEQTYATLFHACARHGCLGEGIYIHQHMLFHNSGNLAGVFVMNHLINMYAKCGELENARKLFDEMPERNVVSWTALISGYSQHGQVYESSCLFSDMLIHCRPNEFAFSSILTSCDYECGVQLHGLALKMGLDDSVYVGNVLISMYSKYNDCGRGDEAWIVFENIKSRNLVSWNSMIAGFQMQKFGGKAVSLFKQMHSDGIGFDRATLLSVLSSLSEIYIDNPDLGLKFCFQLHCLSIKSALLLQIEVATALVKAYSNFGEVTDCYKLFSEMGCSRDIVSWTGMITAFAETQPEEALFLFRLLNREDLAPDLYTFSIVFKACAGIGTERHALAVHSQAIKSGFDNDVVLANALIHAYARCGSVSLPKQVFDEMSFTDLVSWNSMLKAYAVHGQAKEALHLFSQMNVDPDSATMVALLSACSHAGMVEEGIKIFDSMLDSYCISPKLDHYACMVDMLGRAGRVVEAKQLISRMPMEPDSVIWSALLSSCRKHGVIHLAKFAADKLKELEPGNSLGYVQMSNIYCSGGSYNEAGTIRKEMTGSKVRKEPGLSWIEIGNTVHEFASGGKRHPQRKDICTRLDALVRQLKEIGYVPETSLALHDIEEEHKEEQLYHHSEKLALAFAIMNETSPNSGTSVIKIMKNIRICVDCHNFMKLASHLLHKEIVVRDSNRFHQFKNGLCSCNDYW